The genomic DNA CTTCAAGTTCGGTGGTGAAGATGTCCTGGTAGGTCATGGGAAGCTCCTTTCAGCAAGGGGCGGAGGCGGCGCCCCCTGGGCCGCCTCCACCCGGTGGGGGTTAGATGGACGTTTCCTTCTCAGTCTTCGCCCAGGCGTCATAGCCCCCGGCGAGTTCCAGCACGTCGAACCCCTCAGCACGGAGCAGGCTGGCAGCCGCAGCGCTGCGTGCTCCGCCCTGGCAGTGCACGACGATCTCGCGGTCATGCGGCAGGGTGTCCAGCCGCCACGGGAGGCGTCCGGCGTGCAGTTGCCGCGCTCCGGGGATGTGGCCCTCCTCGTACTCGGTCTTCGCCCGCACGTCCAGAATCAGCGCACCTTCGTGCGAGCCGAGCTTGGCCGCGGGGATGGGCTGGGCGGGGACGGTTTCCAGGCCTTCAGCGCTGGGGATGAAGCCCGTCACGTGGTCCAAGCCCACCATCCACAGCTTCCGACGCAGGTCCTCGGCGCGGTTCTCAGGGGCAAGCAGGATCAGCTCGCGGCCCGGGGTCAGCAGCCAGCCTGCCCATGTCTCCAGGGTGCCGCCGTCGGGGATGTTCACGCTGCCCACGGGCGCGGCAGCCTGGTGCTCCTCTTTCTTGCGGGTGTCGATCAACCGGGCACCGGCAGCGACCTTGGCCTTCACGCCCTCGGCGCTCAGCTCGGCGAGCGGCTGCACCTCACCCAGCAGGGCGGGGCCGTCGCGGTTTTCTAGCTTCATGCGCCCGTAGTACAGCGGCGCGTCGGGCTGGCCTTCGAGGAGTTCCTTCGTGAAGCCCTCCTCGTCCCCCTTCTCGACGAGCTTGCCCCACCAGCTCAGCGCCCGCTCATAGCCAACGGTCGTGGTCGGTACTGCGCCCAGCGCCTTGCCACAGGCACTCCCCGAGCCGTGACCAGGCCAGACCTGCACGTAGTCGGGCAGGGTCAGAAACTTGTCGCGCAGAGAAGCGAACATCTGCTTCGCGCCCACGTAGCGCGTGTCCTGTCCACCCGCCGCCTCGTCCAGCAGGTCCGGGCGGCCCAGGTCCCCGACGAACACGAAGTCGCCGGTCAGCATCATGCTCGGCGTGTCGCCCCGGGGCGTATCAGTGACCAGAAAGCTCATGTGCTCGGGCGTGTGGCCCGGCGTATGGACGGCCTGGATGCGGATGTTGCCCACCATGAAGGTGTCCCCGTCATGGAGGTTTTGGTGTTCATCGTCGTAGGTGTAGTAGGTGTACTGCCAGCCTTCGCCGCCCTCGTCGGAGAGCAGCAGATTCGCGCCGGTCGCCTTGGCCAGTTCGCGGCTGCCGGAGAGGTAGTCGGCGTGAATGTGCGTCTCGGTGACGTGGGTGACGCGCAACTTCTGGCTCTTCGCCTCTTCGAGGTACTGGGCAATGTCGCGGACCGGGTCCACCACCAGGCACTCGCCGGTCTTCTGGCAGCCGATCATGTAGGACGCCTGGGCGAGGTCCG from Deinococcus terrestris includes the following:
- a CDS encoding MBL fold metallo-hydrolase, with translation MYFKRFYDTDLAQASYMIGCQKTGECLVVDPVRDIAQYLEEAKSQKLRVTHVTETHIHADYLSGSRELAKATGANLLLSDEGGEGWQYTYYTYDDEHQNLHDGDTFMVGNIRIQAVHTPGHTPEHMSFLVTDTPRGDTPSMMLTGDFVFVGDLGRPDLLDEAAGGQDTRYVGAKQMFASLRDKFLTLPDYVQVWPGHGSGSACGKALGAVPTTTVGYERALSWWGKLVEKGDEEGFTKELLEGQPDAPLYYGRMKLENRDGPALLGEVQPLAELSAEGVKAKVAAGARLIDTRKKEEHQAAAPVGSVNIPDGGTLETWAGWLLTPGRELILLAPENRAEDLRRKLWMVGLDHVTGFIPSAEGLETVPAQPIPAAKLGSHEGALILDVRAKTEYEEGHIPGARQLHAGRLPWRLDTLPHDREIVVHCQGGARSAAAASLLRAEGFDVLELAGGYDAWAKTEKETSI